Part of the Spinacia oleracea cultivar Varoflay chromosome 5, BTI_SOV_V1, whole genome shotgun sequence genome, tcatatgtTTTACTTCGGATATGACAAGGGTTTTTCTGGACAACAAATTTTAAACCATGCTATTATTTGATCTCTCTAACAAAAATTTCCAAATACAACAATGTTTTGCCAGTAATCCGTCTAGTGAACATttaagtgacagtaacataataatcccGCATAATATTATCTGATTATATCCCAACCGTAAACAAtcgatgacccgatttgacggtccttgaaaggaaaaaaaattggaGTTAGAAGGGGTAAATATGTAATttacatcatttaatacaaGTACAGTAGCAAATTATTCCGtataaatacggagtatcaaATTATAAATACAGAGCAAATTgaacaaaaaggaaaaaagaagttGAAGCTCCCTCTTCGTTCGTGgcactctctctctccttgccagatttcttgaattgCAAGCTCAAATTATTCTCAGAATTTGCGTTTTCGAGGTATTAATTCAAGTTTATTCTCTattaattttcaataatttcgatTTTTGATGACCAATTTATGTTGTGCTCTCGATTTTTTAATCTTTTTGTTGccctaaaattaattttatcGATTAGTGTTCAATCATATGTTATCAATTTCATGTTTTACGCCCAATTATCATGGAAAAAACTCGCAAAAAGAAGAACAATAATCatatattttgatgataatgTGGTGGCAGGCTACAGTAGAATTAGATTAGATTAAATATGGTGATTATTGTCATATTTTGGTCCGTTTAGACTAATCTTCTTGGCCGAGGTTGAATTAGGTATTTAGTTTTAACATAAAGCGGTCTAAAAGCTTGAGATTCTCAGAAGAATGGTTTATTTGTAATGTTACAGATCAAATAGAACAGTAAATGTATAGAGACTATAGAGTATAGACCATGTTTATTCGGGTGAAAAATCGGGGGTTGGATTGGTTGGTTGATTCTGTAGCCGTGAAAGTAATCAACCTATAAGAACACTTATCGTTCTGTTCGGTTTCCGTAGAATTATTTGAATTAAGCAACCTCTTAACTGTTAATTTCAATATACTTTTCTTGGATGTCTATGGGAGTTGAAACGGAATTTCAATATAGATAGCAAAACTCTTATTCATTATTTGTAGCTCGTTTATTCAACCTGATTGTGGAGTTattgaatttttaaattttttattggaATCATTAGTTATGCTGCTTGTGCAATGGAAGAATTAGATTAGATTAAATATGGTGGTTATTGTCAAATTTTGGTCCGTTTTAGACTAATTTTCTTGGCTGAGGTATTTAGTTTTAACCGAATGAGGTTAAAAAGCTTGGGAATCTCAGAATGGTTTATTTGCAATGTTACAGATCAAATAGTACAGTAGATGTATAGAGTTGCAATGTTACAGATCAAATAGTACAGCAGATGTATAGAGACTATAGAGTCTAGACCATGTTTATTCGGGTGAAAAACGGGGGTCGGATTGGTTGGTTGATTCTGCAGCCATGAAAGTAATCAACCTATAAGAACACTCTTCTCTGTTTGGTTTTCTGTAGAATAATTTGAATGAAACAACCTCTTAACTGTTAATTTCATTATACGTTTCTTGGATGTCTATGGGAGTTGAAACGGAATCTCAATGTAGATAGCAAAACTCTTATTGATTATTTGTAGCTCGTTTATTCAACCTGATTGTGGAGTTATTGaatctttatattttcgattgGAATCATTAGTTGTGCTGCTTGTGCAATGGATCCTTCTATCATGAAGTTCCTTGAAGAGGATGAGGTATTTCTTCTTTCTCTTgccaataattattattacactTTGTGTTGTTAAATACTAACAATTTCCGATGTTGTTATTGGGGGGGATAAATGAATGTTAGGACGAATCGATGCATTCTGGGGCAGATGTTGAGGCTTTTACTGCTGCTCTAAACAGAGACATAGAAGGTGATTCATCCACTTCTCAGCCTCTTCATGCAGATATTTGTAAGTATTTCCCTCTTTGGTTATAATATAATGTTTCAGAATTTTTTAAATTAGAATGTATGGAAATTTGCAAGAAAGTATGTAGCCAgacatttttaatttttgacTTGTTTGGTAGTAGTTTATTGTAGAAAGTAATGGGAAGTGATCTCCATTTCTCCACAGTTTTCCATTATAAGGGCTGTAAAAGGAAAATAAGTATTTATGGACGTTAGAAACTATAAACTACATATGCTTTCTATCCTAGATGTCCCTTGTTCTTCGTGGTTTTCCTTGCTTCAGAGATTATATAATTACAAGATCTTTTCATATTTTCCGTTATACTGTTTTCATTTTTTCTCTTGAAACACCaatttgcatttattttcttaaaaTTATTTCTGAGTGTTTGATGTTTCTTCTTTTTGTCTTCATCAATTCTCACATTTATTTCCATCTGGTGAAACGACTGCAGCGTTTTCTCAAGAGAACAATCAAACTTCAAGTCAGATGTACTCGCAATGGCAGCCTTCTAGCCAAGATGAAAGCAGCGGCAACCAATCTCAGCAGCAAGGTTTACGAAGTCAAGAACAGCAATCATCTGAAGTGGAGATGAAGGAACATGGATCTAGTATGGAGATTCAGCAAGAAGTCAACGTCTCTCAGGCACCTGGTGGTCCTCATTCGCAGTTACATAGGTCTATGCAAGTTGATGTTCAGGGACACCCCATAGAACCTAAATCTGGAGATTTTTCCCAGCAATCAATGCCGACACAGTCGCAAATATCTGGAACAAGTCAAGCTCAGGCTCATGAACCAAGCAGAAATCTTAATTCAAGCAGTCAAACTCAGTTCTCAAACACACAGAGATTCAACAATCAGCCGGGTTCAGTGGCAGAGCAGGTTGGCACCTCCGCTAATCGGTCAAAGCAAATACCTTTTGGTAGTTTGCTTCCTATCATCTTACCAGAATTAGATAAGGATAAGGCCATGCAACTCCAAACTCTTTATGGAAAATTACGGGTTTGCTTCTACTCTCTGTCAATGAAATTTTGATTCTTTCCTGTACTATTGCAAGTACAGCAATGCTGTGaaaatttgtttctttttttggaTTAATAAGCTTTCATGGATGATTACTAGAGAAATGAGATAcccaaagaaacatttgtcaggcTCATGAGAAGTTGTGTGGGGGACCAAATGCTGAGGTTAGCTGTGGTAAAAATGCAAGCAAAGGTATGTTGACTTTTGATTCTGCTTCCTCTTGCTAAAGAGGTAGTTAATACTCAGGGTGTGGAGGagctaatttattttaaatgcaGAGTCAAAACCCCGGTCAGCAGCCACACCCGAGACCTCCTACTGGTACTGCAGCCCAATTCTCCGATCCTTATTCCTTTGGACAACTCCATCAAAAGAGCAATAGCACTCCTACCATGATACGAACTCCTGCTTCAGTCTTGCAACCGGTTAAAGATTCGGGACACCAAATGGTTGACAGCAAGCCTCTCAAATCAAGGGAGATAGAGCATCTGACGGATTCTCATGGAGTACAACCAAACCAAGCATCTGATCGTTCTGTAAATCCAATACAGGGGCTTTCaaagcaacagcaacagcattTGCACTTTCCACAGGGTTCCTTTCCCATGTATGGGGCCAGTAGTTATCACCCCTTCCCTGGCACAAATGTCAGTACACCCTCAACCATGGTTAAAGCTCAACCTAATGACCCCCAATTAAGGCAAGGTCAACTTCATCAAGGATTTGGTTCTTCTATTGGAGATGGTACAAGCCAGGCTATGAATGTTATGAGTACTCCTAAAGTTGAGAGGCAGAGTTCATCTAATGAACCCAAAAGACTTCCTGGTGTAACCATGGCCAACATGGCCACTCCTATAATGCCACATAATCCTGTGCCTTGGCAGGTAAGTAAAGAGCAAAACATCAATGCTTCACCGAACATGAGTTATGTGAAGCAGGAGCCCTCTGATCAGGCTCTTGAAAAACAACCAAAGCCCAAAATCTCTTCATCCCAGGGGCCTGCATATTCAGGCCCTGTACTGGTTGATCAAAGAGAATCACTTCCAGTTCCCTCGAATGCTGAGTTGTTGGAGAGAAACAATTCTGGAATCGCCCATTCATCTTCGTTGAGGAGTGCAACTGTAGCAACCCCAGGTTCTGTTTCATCCAACATGGATATTGATTCCCAGGTACTTTTGTCATGATTCTAGTGGTTGGTAGATGCCTCAGTAATTAGGTCTTGATTAGTTTATTTGGTAAATAATTGTGGTAGATGTATCATGATTGGTACTGATTTCCCCTTACTTGATGTGAGTTTATCTCGCCTAAGAACTACTCATTGCCTGTCCCAACTCCCAATTCCtcttaaaagttaaaacaagAGGGTTCCGGTACGTTTTGACAACCAGCATAAACTTTGTCACATCCATGAGCATGAGCCGAGATGATATTTATGTAGGGGTGTTCCCTATTCATCGACGCAGTGCCACTTCTTAGACCCAAACCCATGTGTATTGGTTATTCTAGAGTTGCTAGGTCATTGTCCCAATGTGGTCGCCCCAAATCAGAGAGGCAATCCAAATGAGCAGAGGCTCCTAGATTATAGGAAAGTTAGACTAAGAAAGAGTATGGAGACCGAGTTACACATATCATCTTAGGAACATTAGGTATCAAGCTAGCGAAGTGGGTAGAGATGTGAAGAGACTAAGTGGGTAGGAGAAAAAGCTAGAGTCATTAGGCCTCGGGGTTATAAGTGGTGGTATTTAACTTAAGAATAAGCACGGAGTTGGTATGTTTATTGAGGATCGGCTAGTAAACGATGTAGTTGAGGTCTACTGGAAGGGTGATTTCATTTGTGGTAGAGAGATTGTAGATGATGTTAGTGTCTTTTCGTGTTAAGTAGGTATGAGGAGTATGGGAGGATTCAGACGAGGAATACAATGTATCTCCCAAAAAGAGAAGAAACATACTACCTTCATCTCtaaatagttgcaccattttgacttttgacaaTTCCCTTACCATATTTTGATCGTAATTTTctactaataaataaataaaaaatattattatgtaaaatgttattatgtttatctTGATGTTATATTaaatatatcaactttttataattttactaatACATCATTATAAATATTGATGGCAAAGTTATGCGTTGGCAAACGtaaaagtcaaaatggtgcaaCTATTTTGAAAAGAAGGAAGCATTGAGATTGTAGATCTAATGGACACGTGGGTACAAGTCTCCATGGTTTTGAAAGTGTTCATCGCGGATTTGTTATGGACTAAGGAAAGAAGGGAGAGGGGCCATTTAGGGTTTTGTGT contains:
- the LOC110794312 gene encoding transcription initiation factor TFIID subunit 4b isoform X1; translation: MDPSIMKFLEEDEDESMHSGADVEAFTAALNRDIEGDSSTSQPLHADISFSQENNQTSSQMYSQWQPSSQDESSGNQSQQQGLRSQEQQSSEVEMKEHGSSMEIQQEVNVSQAPGGPHSQLHRSMQVDVQGHPIEPKSGDFSQQSMPTQSQISGTSQAQAHEPSRNLNSSSQTQFSNTQRFNNQPGSVAEQVGTSANRSKQIPFGSLLPIILPELDKDKAMQLQTLYGKLRRNEIPKETFVRLMRSCVGDQMLRLAVVKMQAKSQNPGQQPHPRPPTGTAAQFSDPYSFGQLHQKSNSTPTMIRTPASVLQPVKDSGHQMVDSKPLKSREIEHLTDSHGVQPNQASDRSVNPIQGLSKQQQQHLHFPQGSFPMYGASSYHPFPGTNVSTPSTMVKAQPNDPQLRQGQLHQGFGSSIGDGTSQAMNVMSTPKVERQSSSNEPKRLPGVTMANMATPIMPHNPVPWQVSKEQNINASPNMSYVKQEPSDQALEKQPKPKISSSQGPAYSGPVLVDQRESLPVPSNAELLERNNSGIAHSSSLRSATVATPGSVSSNMDIDSQPSQMSGIGSNSKASAKKPSGGQKKPLDAHATTSPPLPSKKQKVSGGFSDQSIEHLNDVTAVSGVNLREEEEQLFSVPKDDSRVSEASRKAVQEEEDRLLLQKFPLKKKLAQIMMKCGLTNLSNDVERCLSLCVEERMRALISSLIRVSKQRADSEKSRHATVVTSDVREQILAINRKAREEWDKKQAEVEKLRKQNEQPDGSAVVDADKEKDEGRSKSLKMPVNKEEDDKMRTTAANVAARAAVGGDDMLSKWQLMAQTARQKREGGPDIATTSSQTGKDVSNKQSTTSVGNVRETRGTGKRDLSTPASGVARQGGGGSQVTVPPPRVVPRISVKDVIAVLEKEPQMAKSTIIYRLYDKMHADPASE
- the LOC110794312 gene encoding transcription initiation factor TFIID subunit 4b isoform X2, whose protein sequence is MDPSIMKFLEEDEDESMHSGADVEAFTAALNRDIEGDSSTSQPLHADISFSQENNQTSSQMYSQWQPSSQDESSGNQSQQQGLRSQEQQSSEVEMKEHGSSMEIQQEVNVSQAPGGPHSQLHRSMQVDVQGHPIEPKSGDFSQQSMPTQSQISGTSQAQAHEPSRNLNSSSQTQFSNTQRFNNQPGSVAEQVGTSANRSKQIPFGSLLPIILPELDKDKAMQLQTLYGKLRRNEIPKETFVRLMRSCVGDQMLRLAVVKMQAKSQNPGQQPHPRPPTGTAAQFSDPYSFGQLHQKSNSTPTMIRTPASVLQPVKDSGHQMVDSKPLKSREIEHLTDSHGVQPNQASDRSVNPIQGLSKQQQQHLHFPQGSFPMYGASSYHPFPGTNVSTPSTMVKAQPNDPQLRQGQLHQGFGSSIGDGTSQAMNVMSTPKVERQSSSNEPKRLPGVTMANMATPIMPHNPVPWQVSKEQNINASPNMSYVKQEPSDQALEKQPKPKISSSQGPAYSGPVLVDQRESLPVPSNAELLERNNSGIAHSSSLRSATVATPGSVSSNMDIDSQPSQMSGIGSNSKASAKKPSGGQKKPLDAHATTSPPLPSKKQKVSGGFSDQSIEHLNDVTAVSGVNLREEEEQLFSVPKDDSRVSEASRKAVQEEEDRLLLQKFPLKKKLAQIMMKCGLTNLSNDVERCLSLCVEERMRALISSLIRVSKQRADSEKSRHATVVTSDVREQILAINRKAREEWDKKQAEVEKLRKQNEPDGSAVVDADKEKDEGRSKSLKMPVNKEEDDKMRTTAANVAARAAVGGDDMLSKWQLMAQTARQKREGGPDIATTSSQTGKDVSNKQSTTSVGNVRETRGTGKRDLSTPASGVARQGGGGSQVTVPPPRVVPRISVKDVIAVLEKEPQMAKSTIIYRLYDKMHADPASE